One Deinococcus detaillensis DNA segment encodes these proteins:
- a CDS encoding type I restriction-modification system subunit M: MSINTLVKSVQDIMRKDTGVDGDAQRISQLVWLMFLKIFDDKEQEWELTYDHYQSPLSEPFRWANWAKNPEGMTGEELTDFVNNQLFPALKKLTVSPIDQGRVVGLVFEDAYNYMKSGTLLRQVINTIEADIDFNSLSDRHLFNDIYEKILADLQSAGNAGEYYTPRPVTNFMVDILDPRLGEVVFDPACGTGGFLTGTIDHLKAQAQSADDNALIQDTVRGVEKEPLPHLLAMTNLMLHGIDVPLGVRHDNTLARPLRDYVPSDRVDIILANPPFGGVEENGIEQNFPKKYQTRETADLFMALIMHLLKEGTGRAAVVLPDGFLFGEGVKTTIKKELLENFNLHTIVRLPKGVFNPYTSINTNILFFEKGGPTADIWFFEHPYPEGYKSYSRTRPLTLAEFEREKAWWGGPQRSGREGSEYAWKVSAAEIEQRGYNLDIKNPHRVDVVHADPDELMAEYEALTRQVQAAQGALKQELVAALGGGR, translated from the coding sequence ATGTCCATCAATACCCTCGTCAAATCGGTTCAAGACATCATGCGGAAAGACACGGGCGTGGACGGCGACGCCCAGCGGATTAGCCAGCTGGTGTGGCTGATGTTCCTGAAAATCTTCGACGACAAAGAGCAGGAATGGGAACTCACCTACGACCACTACCAGTCGCCCCTGAGCGAGCCGTTCCGCTGGGCCAACTGGGCCAAGAACCCCGAAGGCATGACCGGCGAAGAACTCACCGATTTTGTCAACAACCAATTGTTTCCGGCCCTCAAGAAGCTGACCGTCAGCCCGATAGATCAGGGCCGGGTGGTGGGCCTGGTCTTCGAGGACGCCTACAACTACATGAAGTCCGGCACGCTGCTCAGGCAGGTCATCAACACCATTGAGGCCGACATTGATTTCAATTCCCTCTCAGACCGGCACCTCTTCAACGACATTTACGAGAAGATTCTGGCTGATTTGCAATCGGCGGGCAACGCGGGCGAATATTACACGCCGCGCCCCGTCACCAACTTCATGGTGGATATTCTTGACCCGCGCCTGGGCGAAGTGGTGTTTGACCCGGCCTGCGGCACCGGCGGCTTTTTGACCGGCACTATTGACCACCTCAAGGCGCAGGCCCAGAGCGCCGACGACAACGCCCTGATTCAGGACACCGTGCGCGGCGTGGAGAAAGAGCCGCTGCCGCATCTGCTGGCCATGACCAACTTGATGCTGCACGGCATCGACGTGCCGCTGGGCGTGCGCCACGACAATACCCTGGCCCGCCCACTGCGTGACTACGTGCCGTCCGACCGGGTGGACATCATTCTGGCGAACCCACCCTTCGGCGGCGTGGAAGAAAACGGCATTGAGCAGAACTTTCCCAAGAAGTACCAGACCCGCGAAACCGCTGATCTGTTCATGGCGCTGATCATGCACCTGCTCAAAGAGGGCACGGGCCGCGCCGCCGTGGTGTTGCCCGACGGCTTTCTGTTTGGCGAGGGTGTCAAGACCACCATCAAAAAAGAGTTGCTGGAGAACTTCAACCTGCACACCATCGTCCGGCTGCCCAAGGGCGTGTTTAACCCGTACACCAGCATCAACACCAACATCCTGTTTTTTGAGAAGGGCGGCCCTACCGCTGACATCTGGTTTTTTGAGCATCCCTACCCCGAGGGCTACAAATCGTACTCGCGCACCAGGCCGCTGACGCTGGCCGAGTTCGAGCGCGAGAAGGCCTGGTGGGGCGGCCCGCAGCGCAGCGGGCGAGAGGGCAGCGAGTACGCCTGGAAGGTCAGCGCCGCCGAGATTGAGCAGCGCGGCTACAACCTCGACATCAAGAACCCGCACCGGGTAGACGTGGTTCATGCCGACCCCGACGAGCTGATGGCCGAGTACGAGGCGCTGACCCGCCAGGTGCAGGCCGCGCAGGGTGCGCTGAAGCAGGAACTGGTGGCCGCGCTGGGCGGTGGGCGCTGA
- the hsdR gene encoding EcoAI/FtnUII family type I restriction enzme subunit R — MNKKELSERDICSKFITPAIQKAGWDLQTQVREELYLTKGRVIVSGQLHTRDTGKHKAQRADYVLFYKPNIPIAVIEAKVNTLSVGSGMQQGQAYGQTLQVPFVFSSNGDGFLFHNALMSEGVLEKEISLDAFPSPEQLWQWWNAEKNLTPAQTELVTQDYYSDGSGKTARYYQILAINKTTEAIARGQKRILLVMATGTGKTFTAFQIIWRLWQAKAKKRILFLADRNILVDQTRTNDFKPFGSAMTKISKRQTDKSYEIYLSLYQAVTGTEEEQNIYKQFSPDFFDLIVVDECHRGSAAEDSNWRKILEYFSAATQIGLTATPKETKDVSNIDYFGEPIYTYSLRQGIEDGFLAPYKVVRFDLDKDLSGWAPSEGQRDKYGHEIEQRTYNQRDFDKTLVLEERTELVARKISEYLKATNRFDKTIVFCDDIDHAERMRQALVNENADLVLENSKYVMRITGDSKEGKDELDNFIFPESRYPVIATTSKLMSTGVDAQTCKLIVLDQRIQSMTEFKQIIGRGTRINEAYSKHFFTILDFKGATALFADPDFDGDPVQIYEPGANDSPVPPKLEGDEVPEPVNSGLADSDETKVRKYHVKGVEVRVVAERVIYYDAQGNPITESLKAYTLRTLNREFASLGDFLKRWNAAERKQAIITELEGEGIFFEALSAELGDQLDPFDLICHLAWNQPPLTRRERAAKVKKRDAFGKYGEKARSVLDALLDKYADQGVEPLEEVQILRIDPFRQLGTPLELVKAFGGRAEYEQAIRELENELYSAS; from the coding sequence GCTCCACACCCGCGACACCGGCAAGCACAAAGCCCAGCGGGCCGATTACGTGCTGTTCTACAAGCCCAATATCCCCATTGCAGTGATTGAGGCCAAAGTCAATACGCTCAGCGTCGGGAGCGGAATGCAGCAGGGCCAGGCTTACGGTCAGACCTTGCAGGTGCCGTTTGTGTTCAGCTCGAATGGTGATGGGTTTCTGTTTCACAACGCCCTGATGTCGGAAGGCGTGCTGGAAAAGGAAATCAGCCTGGACGCCTTTCCCAGTCCAGAGCAGCTGTGGCAGTGGTGGAACGCCGAGAAGAACCTGACTCCCGCGCAAACCGAGTTGGTGACGCAGGACTATTACAGCGACGGCAGCGGCAAGACGGCGCGCTACTACCAGATTCTGGCCATCAATAAAACCACCGAGGCGATTGCTAGGGGCCAGAAACGGATTCTGCTGGTGATGGCCACCGGCACCGGCAAAACCTTTACCGCCTTCCAGATCATCTGGCGGCTGTGGCAGGCCAAGGCCAAAAAGCGGATTCTCTTTCTGGCCGACCGCAATATCCTGGTCGATCAGACCAGAACCAACGACTTCAAGCCGTTTGGCTCGGCCATGACCAAGATCAGCAAACGGCAGACCGACAAGTCGTATGAAATTTATCTGTCGCTGTATCAGGCGGTTACCGGTACCGAGGAAGAACAGAACATCTACAAGCAGTTCAGCCCCGATTTCTTCGACCTGATCGTGGTGGACGAATGCCACCGGGGCAGCGCCGCCGAGGATTCCAACTGGCGCAAAATTCTGGAGTATTTCTCGGCGGCCACCCAGATTGGCCTGACCGCCACGCCCAAAGAAACCAAGGACGTGTCCAACATCGATTACTTCGGTGAGCCGATCTACACCTACTCGCTGCGCCAGGGCATCGAGGACGGCTTCCTCGCGCCGTACAAGGTGGTGCGCTTCGACCTCGACAAAGACCTCAGCGGCTGGGCACCCAGTGAGGGCCAGCGCGACAAGTACGGCCACGAGATCGAGCAGCGCACCTACAACCAGCGCGACTTCGACAAAACCCTGGTGCTCGAAGAGCGCACCGAGCTGGTGGCCCGCAAAATTTCGGAGTACCTCAAGGCCACCAACCGCTTCGACAAAACCATCGTGTTTTGCGATGACATCGACCATGCTGAGCGGATGCGGCAAGCGCTCGTCAATGAGAACGCCGATCTGGTGCTGGAAAACTCCAAGTACGTCATGCGAATTACCGGCGACTCCAAAGAAGGCAAAGACGAGCTGGACAACTTCATCTTCCCCGAAAGCCGCTATCCGGTGATCGCCACCACCTCCAAGCTGATGTCCACCGGCGTGGATGCCCAGACCTGCAAATTGATTGTCTTGGATCAGCGGATTCAGTCGATGACCGAGTTCAAGCAGATCATCGGGCGCGGCACCCGCATCAACGAGGCTTACAGCAAGCACTTTTTTACCATTCTGGATTTCAAGGGAGCCACTGCTCTGTTTGCCGACCCTGACTTCGACGGCGACCCGGTGCAGATTTACGAGCCGGGGGCGAACGACTCGCCCGTGCCGCCCAAGTTGGAAGGCGACGAAGTGCCAGAGCCGGTAAATTCTGGCCTGGCCGACAGCGACGAAACCAAGGTTCGCAAGTACCACGTCAAAGGCGTGGAGGTGAGGGTAGTGGCCGAGCGAGTCATCTACTACGACGCGCAAGGCAACCCGATTACCGAATCTCTCAAGGCGTACACCCTGCGAACCCTCAATCGCGAGTTTGCTTCGCTGGGTGATTTCCTCAAGCGCTGGAACGCCGCCGAGCGCAAACAGGCCATCATCACCGAACTCGAAGGAGAGGGGATCTTCTTTGAAGCGCTGAGTGCCGAACTCGGTGACCAGCTCGACCCCTTCGATTTGATCTGCCATCTGGCCTGGAATCAGCCGCCGCTGACCCGCCGTGAACGCGCCGCCAAGGTCAAGAAGCGCGACGCCTTCGGCAAGTACGGCGAGAAGGCCCGCAGCGTGCTAGACGCCCTCCTCGACAAATACGCCGATCAGGGCGTGGAGCCGCTGGAAGAAGTGCAAATTCTCAGAATCGATCCGTTCCGTCAGCTCGGCACGCCGCTGGAGCTGGTCAAAGCTTTTGGTGGCAGAGCCGAGTACGAACAGGCCATCCGCGAACTGGAAAACGAACTGTATAGCGCCTCTTAA